From Crassaminicella indica, one genomic window encodes:
- the rpsU gene encoding 30S ribosomal protein S21 yields the protein MSTEIRIGESETLESALRRFKRSCAKSGVLSEIRKREHYEKPSVRRKKKAEAARRNRAKKRF from the coding sequence ATGTCAACAGAAATAAGAATCGGAGAAAGCGAAACTCTTGAAAGTGCTCTTCGCAGATTCAAGCGCTCATGTGCAAAAAGTGGTGTTTTATCAGAAATTAGAAAAAGAGAGCATTATGAAAAGCCTAGTGTAAGACGTAAAAAGAAAGCAGAGGCTGCTAGAAGAAACAGGGCTAAAAAAAGATTCTAA
- the cheB gene encoding chemotaxis-specific protein-glutamate methyltransferase CheB, with translation MIKVLVVDDSPTIQALIKHILNSDKDIHVMGVANNGEEAIQFIEQNKPDVITMDISMPIMDGFEATRRIMETNPIPIIVITGLFNSQDIDRTFQAMEAGAVSVIEKPAGITYPDFDKASKNIVETVKLMSEIKVIKRKANYKKKKRNLLNAQKLINICPDIKIAAIGVSTGGPSVLQTIFSKLPANIKIPILVVQHIAPGFLDGLVDWLSKFTEYPIHIASQGEKALPGHIYFAPDGFHMEIRYNEQIFLNCDEKKNGVRPTVSYLFRSIANYYGKNAMAILLTGMGKDGAEELKILKDKGAITVVQDKETSVVYGMPGEAVKLNAATYILSPEKIADLFGKI, from the coding sequence ATGATTAAAGTACTTGTAGTAGATGATTCTCCTACTATTCAAGCATTAATAAAACATATATTAAATTCAGATAAGGATATTCATGTAATGGGTGTAGCAAATAATGGAGAAGAAGCTATTCAATTCATAGAGCAAAATAAACCTGATGTAATAACTATGGATATAAGTATGCCTATAATGGATGGATTTGAGGCGACAAGAAGAATTATGGAAACTAATCCTATACCTATTATTGTCATAACAGGATTATTTAATAGTCAAGATATAGATAGAACTTTTCAGGCTATGGAGGCAGGTGCTGTTTCTGTTATAGAAAAACCAGCAGGAATAACTTATCCTGATTTTGATAAGGCGTCAAAAAATATTGTTGAAACGGTTAAATTAATGTCAGAGATAAAGGTGATCAAACGTAAAGCTAATTATAAGAAAAAGAAACGAAATTTATTAAATGCTCAGAAGTTGATAAATATTTGTCCAGATATAAAAATAGCAGCTATAGGGGTGTCTACAGGTGGACCATCTGTCCTCCAAACCATATTTTCTAAACTTCCAGCTAATATTAAGATTCCTATACTTGTTGTACAGCATATAGCGCCTGGTTTTTTAGATGGACTTGTTGATTGGCTTTCTAAATTTACAGAATATCCTATTCATATAGCTTCACAAGGAGAAAAAGCATTGCCTGGACATATCTACTTTGCACCTGATGGATTTCATATGGAAATTCGGTATAATGAACAAATATTTTTAAATTGTGATGAGAAAAAAAATGGAGTAAGACCAACAGTTTCGTATTTATTTAGATCTATTGCAAATTATTATGGAAAAAATGCTATGGCAATTCTTCTTACAGGAATGGGGAAAGATGGTGCTGAAGAATTAAAAATATTAAAGGATAAAGGGGCAATTACTGTAGTGCAGGATAAGGAAACATCTGTGGTTTATGGTATGCCAGGAGAAGCTGTAAAGCTTAATGCAGCTACATATATTCTTTCTCCTGAAAAGATTGCAGATTTGTTTGGAAAAATATGA
- a CDS encoding CheR family methyltransferase has translation MSNNISKNVLKKISKFIENRFGLYFPEKSFNDLVRRISYAAEQKKIDLKEYIDLMVRNKLSLEDIQQLIDCLTIGETYFFRNKKLFEILRKSILLDMINARKYTNRSLKIWSAGCSSGEEAYSIAILIKELIPDYKDWDIKIIATDINYSFLSKARKGIYSKWSFRGTDQHFKNKYFKRIDNMYYKLNDEIIKLVTFHHLNLADPMYIVDNIMMNNIDIIFCRNVLMYFSKYHVNEIINRFYNMIVNGGWLIVAPTESLLLNRSLFIPININGVFLYKKNIKRSNFEKHLCKHITHKTLFIQNEVKISPKKEEEYKNLIVLEDINNKKVLLQEEKADAGECEKLSRLFANEGNLEEAIRWCKKAIAIDKINPLYYYLLASIQQEQGNVDEAIISLKKAIYIDSDFIMAYFDLGNLYLKRGKYKKAFKNFDNVCILLNHLNQDDIIPNSEEITVGALKEIIQSLYGKGGLYEKI, from the coding sequence ATGAGCAATAATATTTCAAAAAATGTTCTTAAGAAGATAAGTAAATTTATAGAGAATAGATTTGGTTTGTATTTTCCTGAAAAAAGCTTTAATGATCTTGTAAGAAGGATTTCTTATGCAGCGGAACAAAAAAAAATTGACCTTAAAGAATACATAGATTTAATGGTGCGAAATAAATTGTCTTTAGAAGATATTCAACAGCTAATAGATTGTCTGACGATAGGAGAAACTTATTTTTTTAGAAATAAAAAATTGTTTGAGATACTAAGAAAAAGCATACTGCTTGATATGATCAATGCTAGAAAATATACGAATAGAAGTTTGAAAATTTGGAGTGCAGGTTGCTCTTCTGGAGAAGAAGCTTATTCTATAGCAATCTTAATAAAAGAATTGATTCCTGATTATAAAGATTGGGATATTAAGATTATTGCTACAGATATTAATTATTCTTTTTTAAGTAAGGCGAGAAAAGGAATATATAGTAAGTGGTCTTTTAGAGGTACAGATCAACATTTTAAAAATAAGTATTTCAAGAGAATAGATAACATGTATTATAAGCTTAATGATGAGATTATAAAGCTTGTAACATTTCATCATTTGAATTTAGCGGATCCGATGTATATAGTGGATAATATTATGATGAATAATATAGATATTATATTTTGCAGAAATGTTTTAATGTATTTTAGTAAATACCATGTAAATGAAATTATTAATCGTTTTTATAATATGATTGTAAATGGAGGATGGCTTATTGTAGCACCTACCGAAAGTTTGTTGCTTAATAGATCCTTGTTCATACCTATAAATATAAATGGTGTATTTTTATATAAGAAAAATATAAAACGTAGTAATTTTGAAAAACATCTTTGTAAGCATATTACACACAAAACATTATTTATTCAAAATGAAGTAAAAATAAGCCCTAAGAAGGAAGAAGAATATAAGAATCTAATTGTATTAGAAGATATAAATAATAAAAAAGTACTATTGCAAGAAGAAAAAGCAGATGCAGGAGAATGTGAAAAATTATCACGTTTATTTGCAAATGAAGGAAATTTGGAAGAAGCTATACGGTGGTGTAAAAAGGCTATTGCTATAGATAAAATCAATCCTTTATATTATTATCTCCTTGCAAGTATTCAGCAAGAGCAAGGAAATGTTGATGAAGCTATAATATCATTAAAAAAGGCCATATATATTGATTCAGACTTTATTATGGCTTATTTTGATTTAGGCAATTTGTATTTAAAACGAGGGAAATACAAAAAAGCATTTAAAAATTTTGATAATGTATGTATATTGCTGAATCATTTGAATCAGGATGATATTATTCCCAATTCAGAAGAAATAACAGTAGGGGCGTTAAAAGAAATCATTCAAAGTTTATATGGTAAGGGTGGTTTATATGAAAAAATATAA
- a CDS encoding Hpt domain-containing protein, with product MNRNDAEFFKKLRYTFKIEAYEHLKTISLSLVKLEKAFAKEDQKSLVEAIHREFHSLKGAARAVNMKEIETICHMLENIFSKVKKEILICNVEMFDIFNRAIDTIEEILSLNEDKVRDISEIMSELKKIEHSDVVKNESIKSDHKDIECHDVRFNTEIKSNRNIKLESEQEKNSQIKALEAIKAKENIKTQIKGYEDSTSEILRISKAKLDALLLQGEEMIYAKLSAIQRANEIKEIKELFDLWKKENDVRNVSL from the coding sequence ATGAATAGAAATGATGCTGAATTTTTTAAAAAGCTTCGCTACACTTTCAAGATAGAGGCTTATGAGCATTTAAAAACCATTTCTTTGTCACTTGTAAAGTTAGAAAAAGCATTTGCTAAAGAAGATCAAAAATCACTTGTTGAAGCTATACATAGAGAGTTTCACAGTTTAAAAGGTGCAGCTAGAGCAGTAAATATGAAGGAAATTGAAACAATATGTCATATGCTAGAAAATATATTTTCTAAAGTAAAAAAAGAAATATTAATATGCAATGTAGAGATGTTTGATATTTTTAATAGAGCAATAGATACAATAGAAGAGATACTTTCTTTGAATGAAGATAAAGTCAGAGACATTTCAGAAATCATGAGTGAATTAAAAAAAATAGAACATAGCGATGTTGTAAAAAATGAATCAATAAAATCTGATCATAAAGATATAGAGTGTCATGACGTAAGATTTAATACAGAAATAAAGAGCAATAGAAACATAAAACTAGAGAGTGAACAAGAAAAAAATAGTCAGATAAAGGCTTTAGAAGCTATAAAAGCCAAAGAAAATATAAAAACACAAATAAAAGGTTATGAGGATAGTACGAGCGAAATTCTTAGAATTTCAAAGGCTAAATTGGATGCTTTACTCCTTCAAGGAGAAGAAATGATTTATGCAAAGCTTTCAGCTATTCAAAGAGCTAATGAGATTAAAGAAATTAAGGAATTATTTGATTTATGGAAAAAAGAAAATGATGTGCGAAATGTTTCTCTATAA
- a CDS encoding methyl-accepting chemotaxis protein, producing the protein MKINFIKSLKGKLIIYFLALSIIPAMIISGFSYYHSKVSLQKDATDQLTFIRDTKKREIEDYFKMMQSRILYMAQEQVTVDAMIKFSQNAAADGSDNESYEKYNSVFLNFIDKLAYGDLLLIDYKNGKVLYSTLKEADYGTNLMSGPYKNTNVARAFEAAKNSNDKNFIAITDYEFYAPSNHKPIICMAAPIFKGDKKVGVLAFKIGTEKIDEIVSNNNKWESLNLGKSGEVILIGPDYKLRSNTRFVNEEEDERIKTAKTAILLKEIRTKGADAVMAGKTDVDTYFDYHNIKSIVAYTPLHIKHLKWAILVKIDEEEAFYSVYKLQKLMIIVLMLSVIAIVIFSIFMASSIATPMIKMSEVAFKISQGDLTIEVPKEKRSDEIGILTEAISNMLNHLREQTKEIIHVANVLASSVSEITVSLTQVTSGAAETSSAVSETTATVEEVKQTVHISNEKTKNVSNSAKQSLEISKVGNQATEATLEGMKIINNQMQEIAGSIIALSEQSQNISELIESVDNISEQSNILAVNASIEAAKAGEHGKGFSIVAQEIRNLAEQSKQATKQVRNILKDIQKAANTAVMTTEKGIKFVDAGIKQASKAGDAIRKLTEHMNISAQAAIQIEASSQQQLVGMDQVAMAMEGINEASIQNVNSMKQLEEATRNLQEMGYKLKQLTEKYKV; encoded by the coding sequence ATGAAAATAAATTTTATAAAAAGCTTAAAAGGAAAATTGATTATATATTTTTTGGCATTATCAATTATACCAGCAATGATTATAAGCGGATTTAGTTATTATCATTCAAAAGTATCTTTGCAAAAGGATGCTACTGACCAACTTACCTTTATAAGAGATACAAAGAAAAGGGAAATAGAAGATTATTTTAAAATGATGCAAAGCAGAATTTTATATATGGCACAGGAGCAAGTGACTGTAGATGCTATGATAAAATTTAGTCAGAATGCAGCTGCTGATGGTAGTGATAATGAGTCATATGAAAAGTATAACTCTGTATTTTTAAATTTTATTGATAAATTAGCCTATGGAGATCTATTATTAATAGATTATAAAAATGGTAAAGTTTTATATTCTACATTGAAAGAAGCAGATTATGGGACAAATCTTATGAGTGGACCTTATAAAAATACAAATGTTGCAAGAGCCTTTGAAGCTGCAAAAAATAGTAATGATAAAAATTTTATAGCTATTACAGATTATGAGTTTTATGCTCCTTCTAATCACAAACCTATTATATGTATGGCAGCTCCAATCTTTAAAGGAGACAAAAAAGTTGGTGTTCTTGCTTTTAAAATAGGAACAGAGAAAATTGATGAAATTGTATCTAATAACAATAAATGGGAGTCGTTAAATCTTGGTAAGAGTGGAGAGGTTATTTTAATCGGACCTGATTATAAGTTACGAAGTAATACTAGATTTGTAAATGAGGAGGAAGATGAAAGAATAAAGACAGCAAAAACTGCTATTCTTTTGAAAGAAATAAGAACAAAGGGAGCAGATGCAGTAATGGCTGGGAAAACAGATGTGGATACTTATTTTGATTATCATAATATAAAGTCTATTGTTGCTTATACACCACTGCATATTAAGCATTTGAAGTGGGCTATACTTGTTAAAATAGACGAAGAAGAGGCATTTTATTCAGTATATAAATTACAAAAATTGATGATAATTGTTTTGATGCTTTCAGTGATAGCTATAGTAATATTTTCTATATTTATGGCTTCAAGTATTGCAACACCAATGATAAAAATGTCAGAGGTTGCTTTTAAAATATCTCAGGGAGATTTAACTATTGAAGTACCAAAAGAAAAGCGTTCAGATGAGATAGGCATTTTGACAGAAGCTATTAGTAATATGCTAAACCATCTTAGAGAACAAACAAAAGAGATTATTCATGTAGCAAACGTACTGGCATCTTCTGTGAGTGAAATTACAGTTTCTCTTACTCAAGTTACATCAGGAGCGGCTGAAACTTCTTCTGCAGTAAGTGAAACTACAGCAACGGTTGAGGAGGTGAAACAGACAGTTCATATATCCAACGAAAAGACAAAAAATGTTTCAAACAGTGCAAAGCAGTCTCTTGAGATATCAAAAGTAGGAAATCAAGCAACAGAAGCTACTTTAGAAGGAATGAAGATTATTAATAATCAGATGCAGGAAATTGCAGGAAGTATTATCGCTTTAAGTGAGCAAAGCCAGAATATTAGTGAATTGATAGAGAGTGTTGATAATATCTCTGAACAATCTAATATTCTTGCAGTTAATGCGTCAATAGAAGCAGCAAAGGCTGGAGAACATGGTAAAGGATTTTCCATTGTTGCTCAAGAAATTAGAAATTTAGCAGAACAATCCAAACAAGCTACAAAGCAGGTAAGAAATATACTAAAAGATATACAAAAGGCAGCCAATACAGCTGTAATGACAACGGAAAAGGGGATAAAATTTGTTGATGCAGGTATAAAACAGGCATCTAAAGCAGGTGATGCTATACGAAAGCTTACAGAGCATATGAACATATCTGCACAGGCAGCTATCCAGATAGAAGCATCTAGCCAGCAGCAGTTAGTTGGAATGGATCAAGTGGCAATGGCAATGGAAGGGATTAATGAGGCAAGTATTCAAAATGTGAATAGTATGAAGCAACTAGAAGAGGCAACACGTAACCTTCAAGAAATGGGATATAAGCTGAAACAGCTAACTGAAAAATATAAGGTTTAA
- a CDS encoding histidine triad nucleotide-binding protein gives MKDCIFCKIIAKEIPSKVVYEDDYIMAFHDIEPQAPTHVVIIPKEHIASLNDLSDEHNNLIGHIFLSIKNIANTLGLKEGYRVVSNCGDLGGQTVDHIHFHLLGGRQLQWPPG, from the coding sequence ATGAAAGATTGTATTTTTTGTAAAATAATAGCTAAAGAAATTCCATCTAAAGTGGTATATGAAGATGATTATATAATGGCTTTTCATGATATAGAGCCTCAAGCACCTACCCATGTGGTCATTATTCCAAAGGAGCATATAGCATCTTTAAATGATCTTTCTGATGAACATAATAATCTCATAGGACATATTTTCCTTTCTATAAAAAATATTGCAAATACATTAGGTTTAAAGGAAGGCTATAGAGTTGTAAGTAATTGTGGAGATTTAGGTGGTCAAACTGTAGATCATATACATTTTCACCTTTTAGGAGGAAGACAGCTTCAGTGGCCTCCAGGTTAA
- the ltrA gene encoding group II intron reverse transcriptase/maturase produces the protein MSTALRYSEYYGMQETFDWLYDRSKKRATNGLRLYEIITSRENILLAYRNIKANTGSKTKGTDGLTIADYKVKDEGTFVKEIRDTLKNYKPNSIRRVEIPKDNGKTRPLGIPTMRDRIIQQMFKQVLESICEARFHKHSYGFRPNRSTHHAMSRNQYLINIGKMHHVVDIDIKGFFDNVNHTKLLKQMYDIGIKDKRVLRIVSKMLKAPIEGIGIPTEGTPQGGILSPLLSNIVLNELDWWVSDQWETFETKYRYSRVDSKYLGLKKYSNLKEMFIVRYADDFKIYTRNHITANKIFHAIKNYLKNNLKLDISTEKSQITNLRKKSSDFLGFKIKVVKKRNKHVANTFVMEKKKEKIKSRLRDLILNIQKNPLTSTVNKYNIYIIGIKNYYKYATHINRDFSKIAYQISKTLFNRLKSIGKCEIPIKPNETYKKFNKNNFKTHKVAGLYLHPIADIQTKNVMNFSQNICNYTSQGRELIYKKLKPNVSTEIQRLMNNIYEYNTVELADNKLSKYSSQKGKCLVTGKFLCANEVEIHHIKPTELGGKDEFANLIAIHKDVHKLIHATLKETIDRYMNKLQLNVKQLKKVNKYRKECNLINLD, from the coding sequence ATGAGTACAGCATTACGATATAGCGAATATTACGGTATGCAAGAAACATTCGATTGGTTATATGATAGAAGTAAGAAAAGAGCCACTAACGGTCTTAGATTATATGAAATCATAACATCAAGAGAAAATATACTTCTTGCATATAGAAACATCAAGGCTAACACAGGAAGTAAAACTAAAGGTACTGATGGATTGACAATAGCAGATTATAAAGTCAAGGATGAAGGTACATTTGTGAAAGAAATAAGAGACACACTAAAGAATTACAAACCCAACTCGATTAGAAGGGTAGAAATCCCTAAAGATAACGGTAAAACAAGACCTTTAGGAATACCAACTATGAGAGATAGAATTATACAGCAAATGTTCAAACAAGTTCTTGAATCAATATGCGAAGCAAGATTCCACAAACATTCTTATGGATTTAGACCTAATAGGTCAACTCATCATGCTATGTCAAGAAATCAATACCTAATTAATATAGGGAAGATGCATCATGTAGTAGATATAGATATAAAAGGTTTCTTTGATAACGTAAATCATACAAAATTATTAAAACAGATGTATGATATAGGTATCAAAGATAAGAGAGTTCTTAGAATAGTTAGTAAAATGCTAAAAGCACCAATAGAAGGAATAGGGATACCAACTGAAGGTACTCCACAAGGAGGTATATTATCTCCTTTACTGTCTAATATTGTGTTAAATGAATTAGATTGGTGGGTTAGTGACCAATGGGAAACCTTTGAAACCAAATACAGATATTCAAGAGTAGACAGTAAATACTTGGGACTTAAAAAATATAGTAATCTAAAAGAAATGTTCATTGTAAGGTACGCTGATGATTTCAAAATTTACACTAGAAATCACATAACAGCAAATAAAATATTTCATGCAATTAAAAACTATTTAAAGAATAATTTGAAACTGGATATATCAACAGAAAAATCTCAAATAACAAATCTTAGAAAGAAAAGTTCAGATTTTCTAGGATTCAAGATTAAAGTAGTAAAAAAGAGAAACAAACATGTTGCTAATACATTCGTCATGGAAAAGAAAAAGGAGAAGATTAAATCAAGATTAAGAGATTTAATTTTAAATATACAAAAAAATCCTTTAACAAGTACAGTCAATAAATACAACATATATATTATAGGGATTAAAAACTACTACAAATATGCAACGCATATTAACAGAGATTTTAGTAAAATAGCCTATCAAATTTCCAAAACCCTATTCAATCGTCTAAAATCAATAGGTAAATGTGAAATTCCTATTAAACCCAACGAAACATACAAAAAGTTCAATAAAAATAACTTTAAAACACATAAGGTAGCAGGTTTATATCTCCATCCAATAGCAGACATACAGACTAAAAATGTGATGAATTTTTCACAAAATATATGTAACTATACATCTCAAGGTAGAGAATTAATATACAAGAAACTAAAACCTAATGTGTCTACTGAAATACAAAGGCTTATGAATAATATATACGAATATAATACGGTTGAATTAGCAGATAACAAACTCTCTAAATACTCATCACAGAAAGGAAAATGCTTGGTCACAGGTAAATTCTTATGTGCTAATGAAGTGGAGATACATCATATAAAGCCAACAGAATTAGGTGGAAAAGATGAATTTGCTAATCTCATAGCAATACACAAGGATGTTCACAAGTTAATACATGCAACACTAAAAGAGACGATTGATAGATATATGAACAAACTTCAATTGAACGTAAAACAGTTGAAGAAAGTAAACAAATATCGTAAAGAATGTAATTTGATTAATTTAGATTAA
- a CDS encoding hybrid sensor histidine kinase/response regulator, with amino-acid sequence MEALLKSAENEAKMTETRIDTFMEEIKSIMLLPFSSILEMFPKMVRDLSRYVGKEIEFISSGEEIEIDRRILEEIKDPLMHIVRNCIDHGIEEYEERRRLKKPLKGTINLTVIQVSSDRVEIEISDDGAGINIDKVKEKAVKNKLLTQEQVDNMNDESAKMLIFKSGISTSDIITDISGRGLGLAILYEKVQKLEGNISVKSERGKGTTFTITLPITISTHRGILVKVAKQYFVIPTGKIEKVIRVKKDELKIMENMATILLDEGIIPVIKLQDLLEIKEPKIEVDSRDIFPILIVKDMKHKIGLSVDEIIIEQEVLVKRFNKQLKRVRNISGATILGSGQVVPILDVSDLIKSSLKSDGQALNMIMDMKKENTEKKCIIVVEDSITSRTLLKNILETQGYSVKTAVDGLQGWRMLKSEKFDLVITDVEMPKMDGFELITKIREDNELSEIPVILVTSLESREDKERGIDVGASAYIVKSDFQQNNLLEIIKRLI; translated from the coding sequence ATGGAGGCTTTATTAAAATCTGCTGAAAATGAAGCTAAAATGACGGAAACGAGGATAGATACTTTTATGGAAGAAATAAAAAGTATTATGCTTCTTCCTTTTTCTTCTATCCTTGAAATGTTTCCTAAGATGGTTAGGGATTTATCAAGATATGTTGGCAAAGAAATTGAATTTATTAGCAGTGGTGAAGAAATAGAAATTGATAGACGAATTTTAGAAGAAATAAAAGATCCTCTTATGCATATTGTCAGAAATTGTATTGATCATGGAATAGAAGAATATGAAGAAAGAAGGAGGTTAAAAAAGCCTTTAAAAGGAACTATTAATTTAACTGTTATACAGGTAAGTAGCGATAGAGTAGAAATTGAGATTTCTGATGATGGAGCAGGAATTAATATTGATAAAGTTAAGGAAAAAGCTGTTAAAAATAAGCTTTTAACACAAGAACAGGTCGATAATATGAACGATGAAAGTGCAAAAATGCTTATTTTTAAATCTGGGATTTCAACGAGTGATATTATAACGGATATATCTGGTAGAGGCTTGGGGCTTGCTATTTTATATGAAAAAGTACAAAAGCTTGAAGGAAATATATCAGTAAAAAGTGAAAGGGGAAAGGGTACTACATTTACTATTACGCTACCTATAACTATTTCTACTCATAGAGGAATACTTGTGAAGGTAGCAAAACAATATTTTGTCATACCAACGGGAAAAATTGAAAAGGTTATAAGAGTTAAAAAAGATGAATTGAAAATAATGGAAAATATGGCTACAATATTATTAGATGAAGGTATTATTCCTGTTATTAAACTTCAAGATTTATTGGAAATAAAAGAGCCAAAAATAGAAGTTGATTCTAGGGATATATTTCCAATTTTGATTGTAAAGGATATGAAACATAAGATAGGGCTTAGTGTGGATGAGATTATCATAGAGCAAGAGGTTCTTGTAAAAAGGTTTAATAAGCAATTAAAAAGGGTTAGAAATATTTCAGGAGCAACAATCTTAGGCTCAGGACAGGTAGTACCTATATTGGATGTATCAGATCTGATTAAATCATCATTAAAAAGTGATGGTCAAGCTTTGAATATGATTATGGATATGAAAAAAGAAAACACAGAGAAGAAATGTATTATTGTAGTAGAAGATTCGATTACATCAAGAACTCTTTTGAAAAATATTTTAGAAACACAAGGATATTCAGTAAAAACTGCTGTTGATGGACTTCAAGGGTGGAGAATGTTAAAATCTGAAAAATTTGATCTTGTAATAACAGATGTTGAAATGCCTAAGATGGATGGATTTGAGTTAATCACAAAAATTAGGGAAGATAATGAGCTTTCAGAAATACCTGTTATTCTTGTAACTTCTCTTGAATCAAGAGAAGATAAGGAGCGAGGTATAGATGTTGGTGCCAGTGCGTATATTGTAAAAAGTGATTTTCAACAAAATAATTTATTGGAAATTATAAAAAGATTAATATAA
- a CDS encoding chemotaxis protein CheW, giving the protein MKKYNEEEKLEIVEILEFLLKSDQSTEKYAIEVLYINEVYSVKRVTMLPCTPPFITGLMNFRGKIISVIDLRNFLGFTSKKISVENIKKVIVVKVNEIEVGIAVDGILGCNEVFVSEIQRNILNITNLNTKYFKGITKERTIVLDIKNIMMDEKMIVDEEVI; this is encoded by the coding sequence ATGAAAAAATATAATGAAGAAGAAAAGCTTGAAATTGTTGAAATACTAGAATTTTTACTGAAGAGTGATCAAAGCACTGAAAAATATGCAATAGAAGTTTTATATATAAATGAGGTATATTCAGTAAAAAGAGTTACTATGCTTCCTTGTACACCTCCCTTTATAACAGGTTTAATGAATTTTAGAGGAAAAATTATATCTGTTATAGATCTAAGAAATTTTTTAGGCTTTACTTCTAAAAAAATATCTGTAGAGAATATAAAAAAAGTAATAGTTGTAAAGGTTAATGAAATAGAGGTAGGCATAGCTGTAGATGGAATTTTAGGATGTAATGAAGTCTTTGTATCAGAAATACAAAGAAATATTTTAAATATAACAAATTTGAATACAAAATATTTTAAAGGAATAACAAAGGAAAGGACTATTGTTTTAGATATAAAAAATATAATGATGGATGAAAAAATGATTGTTGATGAAGAAGTTATTTAA
- a CDS encoding GatB/YqeY domain-containing protein — MSLKERLMADLKDAMKEKNKIKKSVITMVRSAIKQYEIDNRVELDDEGILDIISKQVKQKKDAIEEFTKGNRYDLVDEAKAEIDVLMDYLPKQLTEEEVSQIVSQTIDEIGANSMKDMGKVMSAVMPKVKGRTDGKTVNKLVKQFLQ; from the coding sequence ATGTCCCTCAAAGAGAGATTAATGGCTGACTTAAAGGACGCTATGAAAGAAAAAAATAAGATTAAAAAATCTGTTATAACAATGGTAAGATCTGCTATAAAGCAATATGAGATAGACAATAGAGTAGAGCTTGATGATGAAGGCATTTTAGATATTATATCCAAACAGGTAAAACAGAAAAAAGATGCCATTGAAGAGTTCACTAAGGGAAATAGATATGACCTAGTGGATGAAGCAAAAGCTGAAATAGATGTTTTAATGGATTATTTACCAAAGCAGTTAACAGAAGAAGAAGTTTCACAAATTGTTAGTCAGACAATTGATGAAATTGGTGCAAATAGTATGAAGGATATGGGTAAGGTTATGTCAGCAGTAATGCCTAAAGTGAAAGGTAGAACTGACGGTAAAACAGTAAATAAGCTTGTTAAGCAATTTTTACAATAA